atGTACAATTAAATGTATTCAAAACATGCAAGTATATATTTCTGATGTATCATTATGTATTGCAAGCACAtacatgtaacatacatgtacaacttaAATGAACAttgcacatgtacatgtatacactgTTGTAATACATGTATGGTAATAAAAGATAATTTTAAGCAATTAACAAAGAACAAATGAACCTCACCATGCTCACAGACCAAGGaattataacaattttttttttcaaaataaatcatcATGTCTTATACAATTTTGTCAAATGaaggtaaaattgagaacggTCACAGGAAATGTGTCCTACAGACAGCAACCTGATCAACATGCATGACATGATCAAAGAGCAGTAAAAGCCAAAggtgtatttttttcaattgaactGTTCAATACCATGCATACATCATTTcaagaccttttatagctgattgtgCAGtatgctcagtgttgaaggctatattgacctaaagttgttaatttctgtgtcatttggtctcttgtgagagttgtttcattggcaatcaaaccacatcttctttttttttttttataaataaacaattttttaaagaatggtttattaaaaataaatggggaatgtgtccttgggacacagatgatgcccctgcttgcatatagtcataaagggacataactccggaactgtaaaagtgatgctacccaaatttgtacttgatctgagttttgtggtaataagcattgtgtataagtttcatatattatatttggttgaggcaatctAAAGTTAGATGGAGAGTTAGACTtggataaagagttgtctcattggcactcataccacatcttcctagtGTACATCATGTTCATGTGTATATCgattagagaacagaaaccagcAATTTTCTATTATTAAATGGGCATGTCTCTAGAATGGCAAAGGTGACGGCATAAACAATCAGAAAAAACTTACTGTGTCTTGTTcttcttttataacaaaatcctTGTGACTTTCCTCCTGGTCATCAGCATCACCagcatcatcatcattatcatcgtTATCCCCTAAATCTTCCTCAACATCACCACCTTCCTCCCCCATTCCTACTACTTTAGATACTAACTGTTCAGCATATTGTTTAACAGATTCCGTtgtactttttaactttttatttttcccTTCCAAAGTTTTcttatttggtcttttttgtttgaatttattaGATTGCGACAAACCTGATTCTTCTTCCATAGAATCTAACTCATTATCAGAATTATCTTCATCACTATTTGGTTCCTGTTTGATAATAAAGTCTTGTAATGAACGCCCTTCTGTCGATTCCGGTAATTTAGGAGTATTTGATACGTTAGTGTTTTGAATATCATGATTATCATGGTTCATGTGATTATCATTAGAATGTACAGTAGAAACAGATTTAACAAACATTTGTCCATCCCGATTCGTAGCTAAGTAAATTGGGTGTGGTTCACTCTCTGAGTCCTGATTGTTAACTGTATTGATCTCAAACAACTCATTTGTGTGCTTTTTTGATACTGCATTACTATTGCCCTTTTGAAATTCTTTTCGATTCAGTAGAGATTGGAAGTCTAACTTTTTGCAGAGATTTACAAAATCCTTAATGTCTGAATCACCAGTAAGATCTACTTCTCCAGTATATAAATAGGATACTAATGTCTCTACAATTTTCTTATTAAATTCTGTTAAATCAAATGTATTTATATCACCACATAGAAAACCTTTTGACTTCAAATGGCAGCTCTCTGCAGCAGCTAACACGACACGGTGAACTGGGACTAGACCAGAGTTAGTCTCTATGTAAAAATCactatattttctttcttttcttaaaacattcaaagttttCAGCAGTTTTTCTCCATACCTATCTTCTTTAAGAAAAACTTTTGCCATCATtcactgtaaaaatataaaaatactagTTAGTCAGAATTTTTGTTCATAattatataacaataaacatgttaaacatgttagttaaaCAATTGATAATGGACAAAAAGTCTTAAGATGTGGGTCAAGCATTGTCAAGTAAGTGAAGTGTCTTGAGGGAAATGGAAAACCCTtggttaataaataataaattgatttgCCGAGTGCAGCTagatatgaccgcagaggtccaaccctgaacagttggggcaaaaatggacacaatattagTGCCTGATACAGGCAtgacaggtctgaatttggattgtaattaagtATTttagggccgtaactagcctcttttgatagtgaggcaaaatatatttgcTGAGACAAAAATTTTTGGCGAGGGGTCAAGGGGTTGCTCAAGGCCCTCAGAGGCTCTGAGAAGAATAACGCAAAATCGtacattctgagcgtttcccagacttttttacattgaaacgcaattaatatttagctattttttcgacaTTATTCTGGCCTCAAAGCTAAAACATagattgtaatttaagactttacGGTTTCACAGGGACATCATTAAAagtagaccgatatgtaggataaagcaaaatcGTAAATCTCATAATCATTAAAACCGGATCTGTCTGTCGATCTATTCTTGCCTTGTATTGTGCTtaagactttttaaaaaaatttttttttactagatttaaatatagtgaaaGTGCAGTATTTTGAttgtactagtactgcttaagtcgtCACTAAGCAGCTAAGGAccatcttgaccttgttttatggtattaatgattcttttattgttgaagacacTCCAGTAACTATCAAGATAAAGaacaagaataaaaactttgacattgatcattacatttttttctatgcattgactttgtgtgagaTTAGGTTTACTCCATATATTCCTTTACTTTATGTTAAAGGGCCTGACTGAACACGGCTCCttggtataaatcaatttttttttcttatataggatttcgctatatttttttataaacgaactttatcatatacttaaaagagatatgaaataaaaagatggggtcaccgttcatttaagctcacattctgcctctggaagaagcatacatttttgttaatgtcctttttttctgttgaactaataggagaaatagatgtaatatcgaaataaaaaaataacctaattacagaaattgcttaaattttacaattatttagtttatgtacagcttatttgaaaacaataataaaaaatatagttaaaaaagatatttcaaatttaatgccaaaaatgacatttttgcaccaaagggagataatttggagctttttcaatgacataaacattttaaaagccaTCTGGGGCTAAACCGAAtcaattttttgggttgatttttgttccatatcataaagtaataactaatagtgtaaaatataaatcttgtaatgaaaaaaaaaggttttaattttttgctgaaatttttgtacccaggaGCCaccttaatgcaagtttaacccttcaatgtaaaaggtcatattgCAATGCATCGATGATTTTATATAGATAGATGACTTGATACAGGGAAATTAGaggtcttactttaatttaaaccatgtcagctacatgtatctagttttatctacaaaaaaggCCAGTTTTCTTTGATATAAAATTCAACTCTCCATGcagaaatgacattttttttgctGTATTCTTAAATATATTGGTAAGGacgcaaaaaaaaattaaaaaatgaaatagccacatgatgaaaagaaaaaatgaaataacaaatgtacCCACACAAGAGACAGATTATTTGGTCTAGGGTACAGTAAATGCTCATACGTTTTTAGGTCTTTTTTTACCCTACTGCACATGAGTTTGAAATCCTAGCAATAATGGTGTAAAATATGCCAaactcgactatcacagtagagcttctttCGTCTCTTCGAGATAAGATCTACTGTGAAAGTCGAGTTTGGAATATGTTTGAAATCCTAGCAATAACCCGTCAGGGCTATTACaggaaaaaaacatacatttgttattgtagactaaaaaatcaaagaactgtgataacgtatgtatgttacatttttcaaagggacaatatatatatacatcattagtttcgttaaaattataatagcctttcaagacctaataatacaccttatcgctaatccctgCTGACCCGGtcgcttgaacttttgatgcatacaacaatcacttttctattgtggcgtcagatattttgttttgtgatgtCAATTTTTTAAGGGAACCTGTgtaatatccagtaatggcggacaaatagcgataagttgtattatttggactaaatacaactagaagaagtgatttaattgtattgtagctttaaatatagaatactaatgatccagggactaattatgtttctaaacttatcagaaccaacatctgtgttgtctaggatgaccaggtcatttcaggtgatgaccttgtactgaatctaggataatgacataaaaatcacttgtttaagtatcagacctcaatttccttcccaaaaatcacttctttaagtatcattcttttaataacccccactaatttcaacacccccgaacagtgaaatttttatagcgaacagtagaattttattacataatctgaaaaatgaaaccttgaacttcacaggaaaaatactcccactgctgtgaaaaatcttttaagaaagtatcagttcattatgtaaagccattattatagcattttttcaactgaaatagaattttcagctaaatgatagcatcaaaggcataaaccttgctacttaaaagaagcaaaaagttcatatttttttaattttactaattaaaaaatatgatttaaacctatgtgtttaaaattttgaaaaaactacaaaatcctgatttgtgacaaaacctcgaatttgctactcaaataagtgatttaaaaatcacttatttcagtaagtcccctgactgatgaactcaaaatcgttaacttttttttcagatctagttcctgttccggttttccccgcatttgcgcagaaatctgtcttgtttgcatgagactttgaaaagaaaattatatgtatcagtctagtaaaatataagataaattatttggaactcaatacaatttcatttttaa
The window above is part of the Mytilus edulis chromosome 6, xbMytEdul2.2, whole genome shotgun sequence genome. Proteins encoded here:
- the LOC139528533 gene encoding zinc finger protein 652-B-like isoform X2; translation: MMAKVFLKEDRYGEKLLKTLNVLRKERKYSDFYIETNSGLVPVHRVVLAAAESCHLKSKGFLCGDINTFDLTEFNKKIVETLVSYLYTGEVDLTGDSDIKDFVNLCKKLDFQSLLNRKEFQKGNSNAVSKKHTNELFEINTVNNQDSESEPHPIYLATNRDGQMFVKSVSTVHSNDNHMNHDNHDIQNTNVSNTPKLPESTEGRSLQDFIIKQEPNSDEDNSDNELDSMEEESGLSQSNKFKQKRPNKKTLEGKNKKLKSTTESVKQYAEQLVSKVVGMGEEGGDVEEDLGDNDDNDDDAGDADDQEESHKDFVIKEEQDTAERKRPHQRASNRDQSDAGTEGTIKKMFKCNDCDFTTPWPSSLCRHRRIHDQNMFFCDQCDSRFPDLCMLKVHTKHKHGEGLICTHCSKRFTSLAGLNYHLKKISGQYKRKCTYCEKTFISIQHYESHVNKHKNIKPYKCDICQKAFLYKAHLTQHIEKGHSENNEPRTYKCEVCDIILTSKAAHRGHMIGKHSNNVRVCSTCGKSFNWAASYYRHIKSHA
- the LOC139528533 gene encoding zinc finger and BTB domain-containing protein 14-like isoform X3: MMAKVFLKEDRYGEKLLKTLNVLRKERKYSDFYIETNSGLVPVHRVVLAAAESCHLKSKGFLCGDINTFDLTEFNKKIVETLVSYLYTGEVDLTGDSDIKDFVNLCKKLDFQSLLNRKEFQKGNSNAVSKKHTNELFEINTVNNQDSESEPHPIYLATNRDGQMFVKSVSTVHSNDNHMNHDNHDIQNTNVSNTPKLPESTEGRSLQDFIIKQEPNSDEDNSDNELDSMEEESGLSQSNKFKQKRPNKKTLEGKNKKLKSTTESVKQYAEQLVSKVVGMGEEGGDVEEDLGDNDDNDDDAGDADDQEESHKDFVIKEEQDTMTENVTIEALDESFHELINENSSAVSTAVNRTDDQDVFVCCFCGKKIKTKSGHRRHEISHSDTEKRRHECKICHKTFADNAHYLGHMNTHIGHQPFKCGKCNKQYTYQGSYKRHLKVCNTLNAKRFLCSMCPKRFDRKDLLTDHVTGKHKKGVAQYHCQVCNKGFRYRSSRSNHTRKKHH
- the LOC139528533 gene encoding zinc finger protein 652-B-like isoform X1, whose protein sequence is MMAKVFLKEDRYGEKLLKTLNVLRKERKYSDFYIETNSGLVPVHRVVLAAAESCHLKSKGFLCGDINTFDLTEFNKKIVETLVSYLYTGEVDLTGDSDIKDFVNLCKKLDFQSLLNRKEFQKGNSNAVSKKHTNELFEINTVNNQDSESEPHPIYLATNRDGQMFVKSVSTVHSNDNHMNHDNHDIQNTNVSNTPKLPESTEGRSLQDFIIKQEPNSDEDNSDNELDSMEEESGLSQSNKFKQKRPNKKTLEGKNKKLKSTTESVKQYAEQLVSKVVGMGEEGGDVEEDLGDNDDNDDDAGDADDQEESHKDFVIKEEQDTDSDFTEDANSDTDKKKNTKQQSDGFKCNQCKKVFNRKSNLSRHKLIHLGKTQTCDCGKIFASPAAMKEHRKRHADPLIFTCWHADCGKVYSRRYSLQQHVRRDHGDHVPNISVFKCEVCDKDFSQKGHLREHMLRHTTDKQWMCQRCGKTMKYSRSLQRHVFRCKGLDTEQKKKVEEQYQCPQCDMIFNDRRYFKDHVKCVHGEASFQCSLCGEMFKWRSSLCRHVTRKACSKKEKNNIEEFSNPE